The DNA region CTCAGAGGACCCCTTTCGTGGGTCGCGGCGATCGCGTTTCCCACGTCCGGAACCGGGAATCTCAGGACGAGCGTTTCGCCGCGCGACACGGTCGAGACCGAGCTCACGATTCGCGCCAGGAAAGGCTCGGACTTCTACCGGTACGAATCCGAGATCGAGCGAGAATCGATCAAGACACTGATGTCGTATCACGGCTACGCGTGGGGTGACAAGGAGAAGGAGGAACGGACATTCTTCGACTACGTGAAGAAGGTCGCCCGGATCTTCAAGCGCTCCTACAAGAAGGAAGACGAGACGAAGGAAGAGGCGATCCCGGGACGTCCTTTGCGGGATGTCCTCACTGGGATCTACTATCTCCGAATCAACTCCGACGCCTTCACGAAACCGGTCAACGCCGAGATCTACTCGGACGGGACGATGTACCCGGTGGTGTTCAAGCCCCTCGGTGTGAAATCGATGAAGTTCGAAGGAGCAAAGGGCACCGTTCGAGGATTCGAGATCACCGCACGGCCGGGAGACGAAAAGAGGTGGCCGGGTGGAGTCGAGGTCTGGTTCACCACCGATGAGCGGAAGATCCCGGTTCAGATCTCGATCAATCAGACTCTTGCGAATCTCCAGCTCGATCTGGCCTCGATCGAGAAAACGGGAAGCGCTCCGAAGCCGACGGCCTTCGTCCCTCCCGGACGCTAGAAGCAGGAACCAGGAAGCAGGAGCCAGGATCCAGGAAGCAGAATCCAGCAAGCAGAGTCAACTTTTTTCACGAGCCTCCCCCAGATCTTTCGCCGTCCTTCGGCGGCTCAGGATGACGAGGGGTAGGTTTCTCCGAGAGCAAACATTCGTCCATGATCGTCGCTTCGCCAAAACACAACATTCGTCATTATTCGCGCGTGCTCCGCCGAGCTCTGTCTCCTGAATCCTGAATCCTGAATCCTGATCCTGTCTCCTGGCTCAATGAAAGTCGTGGCTGTCGATTCTCGCGAAATCGAGGACTGGCCAGAATCTTTCGGCACGCAGCGACGGTTGACCCCCTTCCTTCTGCAGAATCCCTTCGACGATCAGTCCGGGTGAGGTGACAATTGTCGAGCGATTGTCCCGGAAGAGGCTCGGATTGACGATCGCCTGCGCCATTCCGGTCTCGTCCTCCAGGGTGAGGAAGACGAAACCCTTCCCCGTGGCAGGCCGCTGCCGAACGATGACGGCGCCGGCAGTCCGCACCCGTTTTCCTCCCGGCTCCCGCAAAAGCTCTGCTGCGGAGAGGACACGCTGACTTTTCAGACTCGACCTCAGATGTTCCATCAGATGAGGGCCCGTCGTGAGCTGCGTCGCATGGTAATCAGCGACCGTCTCTTCGAGAGCGGACATCTCGCTCAGAGGGGAAGCTCTGAGCGATCGATCGCTCTTCTCGAAGAGCACGCCGGCTTCTCTGGCAACCCGCGCAACCTGCCACAGCGCGGACCGGCGAGTCTGTCCGAATCCGGAGAGAGCGCCGGCCCATGCGAGCCGGGTCAGCTGATCCTGTCCCGTACGGCATCGCATCTCCAGATCCTCGATCGATTCGAAGTCTCCGTTCGCACGCGCCTGCTCGATTCTCCGGCCCACCTGCTCGCGCAGACCATTGACGTATCGCATCCCCAGCCGGACGCTTCCTTCCTCCCATGAGCACTCCCACCCCGATCGATTGACGTCGACGGGAAGGACGCTCACGCCGTGTCGCTGCGCATCCTTGATGAGCGTCGCGGGGTGGTAGAAGCCCATCGGCCAGGAATTGAGCATCCCGATCAGAAAAGCCGCGGGATGATGAGCTCGAATGTAAGCGCTTGCATAAGCAATCAGCGCGAAGCTGGCGGCGTGCGATTCCGGAAACCCGTACAACGCAAACGAAGTGATCGACTGGACGATCTGATCCTGTGCCTTGCCGGTGATGCCGTTGGCTTCCATTCCGGAGCGGAGCTTCATCTCGATCAGCTGCATCTTCTCGACCGAGCGTTTGAACCCCATCGCCCTACGCAGCTCTTCGGCTTCACCGCCCGAGAATCCGGCGGCCACCATCGCGATGCGAAGCAGCTGCTCCTGAAAGAGGGGAACTCCGAGGGTTCGTTTCAGGATCGGCTCGAGTGAAGGATGGGGGTACTCGACTTCTCGCTTCCCCTGGCGCCGGTCGAAGAAAGGATGCACCATGCCGCCGACGATCGGACCGGGTCGGATGATCGCGACCTGAATGACGAGATCGTAAAACTTTTCCGGCCGGTTTCTCGGAAGCGAGGCCATCTGCGCACGGCTCTCGACCTGAAAAACCCCGACCGTGTCGGCCTCGTTCAGCATCCGATAGACCAGCGGATCGTCCTGCGGGAGATGGGCGAGGTCGACCTCGGTTTTCTCGTTCTCCCGGATGATCGGGATCGCGCGCTCGAGCGCGGCCAGCATTCCGAGCCCGAGAAGATCGACTTTGATGATGCCGAGATCGGCGCAGTCGTCCTTGTCCCACTGAATGACCACTCTGCCGGGCATCGAAGCCGGCTCGAGCGGAACGACCTCATCGAGCCTACCGCTCGTCATGACCATTCCTCCCGAATGCTGACCGAGATGGCGGGGAAGGTTCTGGATCCGTTGCCACAATCCGATCAGATGCCGCACACGTCCGTCGTCCGGATCGAGTCCTGCCGACTGCAGCTCCTTCTCCAGGCCGGTCACGGTTTCGCGGATCTCGCCGAATGTCCACCGGCCGACCTGTTTCGCGAATCGGTCGATCTGTTCCGGCGAAAAGCCGAGCGCCTTGCCCACTTCCCTCGCTGCGGAACGCTCCCGGTAGGTGATCACGTTGGCCGTCATCGCGGCGCCACGTTCGCCATATCGGTCGTAGACGTATTGAATCGCGCGCTCACGCTGATCGCCGGACGGAAGATCGAGATCGATGTCCGGCCATTCACCTCTCTCCTCCGAAAGAAATCGCTCAAAGAGAAGCTCCATCTTCACCGGATCGACCGCCGTGATCGAAAGCGCGTAGCAGACCGCGCTGTTCGCCGCCGATCCGCGACCCTGAACGAGAATGTTCTCCCGGAGGCAGAACTGAACGATGTCCCAGACGATGAGAAAGTAGCCGGCGAGATCGAGCTTTTCGATCATCGTGAGCTCACGATCGATCTGCGCCTGCGCTTTCACGGTCAGCGGACGGAAGCGCGCCCGTGCACCGTTCCAAGTGATCTGCCGCAGATACGACATGGCGGTCTCGCCCGGAGGAAGAGGGTAGTCGGGGAAGCGATAACCGAGGTTGGCGAGGGTGAAGTCGAGCTCGGAGGCGAGCTCGATCGATGCATCGATCGCATGCGGAAGATCCGAGAAGAGCGTGCACATCTCCGCGGCGGATCGGACATGCCGCCCTGCATTCTCCTCGAGCAGCGTCCCCGCCGCATCGAGATTCGTTCCATGCCGGATGCACGAGAGAACATCCGCGAGCTCCCGGTCACCAGGAGCCGCGAAGCGGACGGCATTGGTCGCGACCACCTGCAGCCGGTGATTCCGTGCGATGTCGATCAGCGCCTGGTTGCGATGCTCCTGTTCCCTCAGATGGTGACGCTGCAACTCGACGTGTACGTGATCCGAGAAGATCGCCTTCAGCTTTCCGATCAGATCGGAGGCGGCGCCGATGCCACCGTGGCGTAGCGTCCGCGCGACGATTCCATCCGAGCCTCCCGTCAGACAGTGCAGCCCCGACGCGTAGCGTTCGATCATCTCGAGATCGAAGCGCGCCTCTCCCTTTTCATTCGCGAGCGCCCCTTCGGTGATCAGCCTGCAGAGATTCCGGTAGCCCTCCCGTCTTCGGACGAGTAGCGACAGCCGCGCTTCTCCAGCCGCGGATCGCTCCCCGGGGCTCACGAGTCGAAGAGATCCGAGCGGATTCGTCTCGTTCAGAACCAGATCCGCACCGACGAGCGCTCGAATCCCTGCTCGTTTGGCCGCCGTGTGGAATCGCGGCGCACCGTACACGCCATTCACCTCGATCAGCGCCGCCGCCGGCAGTCCTCGGGCAGCCGCATGCTCGATCAGATCC from Acidobacteriota bacterium includes:
- a CDS encoding DUF3108 domain-containing protein, with translation MKRRLAFLAAIVIAASMAVHAAPKTVPLDEELRYDWRLRGPLSWVAAIAFPTSGTGNLRTSVSPRDTVETELTIRARKGSDFYRYESEIERESIKTLMSYHGYAWGDKEKEERTFFDYVKKVARIFKRSYKKEDETKEEAIPGRPLRDVLTGIYYLRINSDAFTKPVNAEIYSDGTMYPVVFKPLGVKSMKFEGAKGTVRGFEITARPGDEKRWPGGVEVWFTTDERKIPVQISINQTLANLQLDLASIEKTGSAPKPTAFVPPGR
- a CDS encoding error-prone DNA polymerase, which gives rise to MRQSSSTPPSRTLGGKLPTASSGARKEGLRQRAWKPRAHRGSPRDYVELRMQSAFSFLEGASLPEDLIEHAAARGLPAAALIEVNGVYGAPRFHTAAKRAGIRALVGADLVLNETNPLGSLRLVSPGERSAAGEARLSLLVRRREGYRNLCRLITEGALANEKGEARFDLEMIERYASGLHCLTGGSDGIVARTLRHGGIGAASDLIGKLKAIFSDHVHVELQRHHLREQEHRNQALIDIARNHRLQVVATNAVRFAAPGDRELADVLSCIRHGTNLDAAGTLLEENAGRHVRSAAEMCTLFSDLPHAIDASIELASELDFTLANLGYRFPDYPLPPGETAMSYLRQITWNGARARFRPLTVKAQAQIDRELTMIEKLDLAGYFLIVWDIVQFCLRENILVQGRGSAANSAVCYALSITAVDPVKMELLFERFLSEERGEWPDIDLDLPSGDQRERAIQYVYDRYGERGAAMTANVITYRERSAAREVGKALGFSPEQIDRFAKQVGRWTFGEIRETVTGLEKELQSAGLDPDDGRVRHLIGLWQRIQNLPRHLGQHSGGMVMTSGRLDEVVPLEPASMPGRVVIQWDKDDCADLGIIKVDLLGLGMLAALERAIPIIRENEKTEVDLAHLPQDDPLVYRMLNEADTVGVFQVESRAQMASLPRNRPEKFYDLVIQVAIIRPGPIVGGMVHPFFDRRQGKREVEYPHPSLEPILKRTLGVPLFQEQLLRIAMVAAGFSGGEAEELRRAMGFKRSVEKMQLIEMKLRSGMEANGITGKAQDQIVQSITSFALYGFPESHAASFALIAYASAYIRAHHPAAFLIGMLNSWPMGFYHPATLIKDAQRHGVSVLPVDVNRSGWECSWEEGSVRLGMRYVNGLREQVGRRIEQARANGDFESIEDLEMRCRTGQDQLTRLAWAGALSGFGQTRRSALWQVARVAREAGVLFEKSDRSLRASPLSEMSALEETVADYHATQLTTGPHLMEHLRSSLKSQRVLSAAELLREPGGKRVRTAGAVIVRQRPATGKGFVFLTLEDETGMAQAIVNPSLFRDNRSTIVTSPGLIVEGILQKEGGQPSLRAERFWPVLDFARIDSHDFH